In Roseofilum capinflatum BLCC-M114, one DNA window encodes the following:
- a CDS encoding DEAD/DEAH box helicase, which produces MTILHGSWLTQHQFVIWAETWRRVPPQECDRSLCAMHPLALSAEDLQTWLQSSPIPESVQQALADCKTVSVELALPTSIEFPEAAPKSKSKRKQTPGIACTPLYSIASSIDPPLESGTSSTAPLSKGGWGDLNVADESENGCIFLHPWRIEALCLTPAQTLPFLHSLPLGLLDSQPAWLGADLRFWSHISRWCLDLLARCKFLPTLEAGAEGSLIAQWQPLLDSQSDRHRFTEFNSLMPGSCHTYQPVEECLKLDFPTAPKPLLWDFLSQILNAEIQKQETPLPNLKGAIAQWLQGLNGTGNALSPTREIEKLKTQLTEWIAPLQHLDRESAFTTVLKLHPPQGKRQDWLLEYGLQSVENPDCVVDANTIWSNPVESLIYEGYTVRYPQETFLAGLGLASRIFPPLEESLNTSQPLFCRLNPQHAYELLKTGVGRLRESGLGVILPPSLAPEQGFSNRLGLSLVADTPKRKKTDRLSLQSLLQFKWELTLGGQRVSKKEFDQLVALDSPLVEINGEWVELRPQDVRVAQEFFSKRKDQMSLSLEDALRISTGDTQMVEKLPVVDFQASDQLGELLTRLMEPRTIEAIAPPETFNGQLRPYQSRGVGWLAFLEQWGLGACLADDMGLGKTIQFLAFLLVLKQEKKLQKPTLLVCPTSVLGNWQREVKRFSPSLNLLLHHGDKRVKNKQFIKAVERKDLVITSYPLVFRDQKDLQAVEWQGVVLDEAQNIKNPQAKQSQAVRELTSEFRIALTGTPVENRLQELWSIMDFLNPGYLGTRQFFQRRFTVPIEKYGDRESLQTLRSLSQPFILRRLKTDRTIIEDLPEKQEMTVFCALSDEQKQLYQDAVEKALAEIEQAEGIQRHGEVLALLTKLKQICNHPEQFLKKRKLKQPENSGKLMRLRDMLEEVVDVGDRALIFTQFAEWGKLLKPYLEQEFQSEVFFLYGSTKRSQREEMIDRFQHDPQGPKLFILSLKAGGVGLNLTRANHVFHFDRWWNPAVENQATDRVFRIGQTRNVQVHKFVCEGTLEEKINDLIASKQELAEQVVGSGENWLASLDSNQLRDLLLLEQSED; this is translated from the coding sequence ATGACAATTTTACATGGGAGTTGGTTAACTCAACATCAATTTGTGATTTGGGCAGAAACTTGGCGCAGAGTTCCCCCCCAAGAGTGCGATCGCTCATTGTGTGCCATGCATCCCTTAGCTCTCAGTGCCGAAGATCTGCAAACTTGGTTACAGTCGAGTCCAATACCAGAGTCGGTGCAACAGGCTTTGGCTGATTGTAAGACAGTCTCGGTAGAATTGGCTCTGCCCACCTCAATCGAGTTTCCTGAAGCTGCACCCAAGTCCAAATCAAAACGGAAGCAAACGCCGGGGATTGCTTGTACACCGTTATACTCGATCGCCTCCAGTATCGATCCCCCCTTAGAAAGCGGGACTTCCTCTACTGCCCCCCTTTCTAAGGGGGGTTGGGGGGATCTTAATGTCGCTGATGAAAGCGAAAATGGCTGTATTTTCCTGCATCCTTGGCGCATTGAAGCCCTCTGTCTAACTCCTGCACAAACTTTACCCTTTCTGCACAGTCTGCCTCTGGGGTTATTAGACTCTCAACCCGCTTGGTTGGGGGCGGATCTGCGCTTTTGGTCTCATATTAGCCGGTGGTGTTTGGATCTACTCGCTCGGTGTAAGTTTTTGCCCACTCTTGAGGCTGGTGCGGAAGGTTCTTTAATTGCTCAATGGCAACCGTTACTCGATAGTCAGAGCGATCGCCACCGCTTTACTGAGTTTAACAGCCTGATGCCGGGCAGTTGCCACACCTATCAACCGGTTGAAGAGTGCCTAAAATTGGATTTTCCCACAGCTCCTAAACCCTTGCTGTGGGACTTTTTGAGCCAAATTCTCAACGCCGAGATCCAGAAGCAGGAGACTCCCCTGCCGAATCTGAAAGGGGCGATCGCCCAATGGCTGCAAGGCTTAAATGGTACGGGTAATGCTCTCTCCCCCACCCGCGAAATAGAGAAGCTCAAAACCCAGTTAACGGAATGGATAGCTCCCCTGCAACACCTAGATCGGGAGAGCGCCTTTACCACCGTCTTAAAACTCCATCCTCCCCAGGGAAAACGCCAAGATTGGTTACTCGAATATGGATTGCAATCTGTGGAAAATCCCGATTGTGTCGTGGATGCTAATACCATTTGGAGCAATCCCGTAGAATCTCTGATCTATGAAGGCTATACTGTTCGCTATCCGCAAGAAACCTTTCTAGCCGGATTAGGATTAGCCTCGCGCATTTTTCCCCCTTTAGAAGAGAGCTTAAACACCTCCCAACCCCTCTTTTGTCGCCTCAATCCCCAGCACGCCTATGAATTGCTGAAAACGGGAGTGGGGCGATTGCGAGAAAGTGGATTAGGCGTAATTTTGCCCCCGTCTCTTGCACCGGAACAAGGATTTTCTAATCGCTTAGGATTAAGCTTAGTTGCTGATACGCCCAAACGGAAGAAAACCGATCGCTTAAGTTTACAAAGTTTATTGCAATTTAAGTGGGAATTAACCCTAGGAGGGCAACGGGTTTCCAAGAAAGAATTTGACCAATTGGTGGCTCTCGATTCTCCCTTGGTGGAGATTAATGGGGAATGGGTGGAATTGCGCCCCCAAGATGTGCGCGTGGCTCAGGAGTTTTTCAGCAAGCGTAAAGACCAAATGAGTTTATCCCTCGAAGATGCCCTTCGCATCAGTACGGGGGATACGCAGATGGTGGAAAAGCTGCCGGTGGTAGACTTTCAGGCTTCCGACCAGTTGGGTGAATTACTGACTCGTTTGATGGAGCCGCGCACCATTGAGGCGATCGCCCCTCCAGAGACGTTTAACGGACAGTTGCGCCCCTACCAATCCAGGGGTGTGGGGTGGTTGGCGTTTCTAGAACAATGGGGCTTAGGAGCCTGTTTAGCCGACGATATGGGGCTGGGAAAAACGATTCAGTTTCTAGCATTTTTGTTGGTTTTGAAACAGGAGAAAAAGCTGCAAAAACCGACTTTATTGGTCTGTCCCACCTCCGTTTTAGGCAATTGGCAACGGGAAGTTAAACGGTTTTCTCCCAGTTTGAACCTGTTACTTCACCATGGGGATAAGCGAGTTAAAAACAAGCAATTTATTAAAGCCGTTGAGAGAAAAGATCTGGTGATTACCAGCTATCCTTTGGTATTTCGAGACCAGAAAGACTTGCAAGCAGTAGAATGGCAAGGGGTGGTGTTAGATGAGGCGCAGAATATTAAAAATCCCCAGGCGAAACAGTCGCAAGCAGTGCGCGAGCTAACCTCAGAGTTTCGCATTGCCTTAACGGGAACACCGGTAGAAAATCGCTTGCAAGAACTTTGGTCAATTATGGACTTTCTCAATCCCGGTTATTTGGGCACTCGGCAGTTTTTCCAGCGCCGGTTTACGGTTCCGATTGAGAAATACGGCGATCGCGAATCCTTGCAAACCCTGCGATCGCTCTCCCAACCCTTTATCCTGCGGCGTTTGAAAACCGATCGCACCATTATCGAAGACTTGCCCGAAAAACAGGAAATGACCGTATTCTGCGCTCTCTCTGATGAGCAGAAACAGCTCTATCAAGACGCGGTAGAGAAAGCCTTAGCAGAAATCGAGCAAGCCGAAGGCATTCAACGCCATGGGGAAGTCTTGGCATTGCTGACGAAGTTAAAGCAGATTTGCAACCATCCAGAGCAGTTCCTGAAGAAGCGCAAACTCAAGCAGCCAGAGAACTCCGGGAAACTGATGCGGCTGCGGGATATGCTGGAGGAAGTGGTTGATGTCGGCGATCGGGCCTTAATTTTCACCCAGTTTGCCGAATGGGGTAAATTGCTCAAACCCTATTTAGAACAAGAATTCCAATCCGAAGTTTTCTTCTTATACGGAAGCACCAAAAGATCGCAACGAGAAGAAATGATTGACCGTTTTCAACACGATCCCCAAGGGCCAAAACTATTTATTTTATCCTTAAAAGCAGGCGGTGTCGGCTTAAATTTAACCCGCGCCAATCATGTCTTTCACTTTGACCGATGGTGGAATCCAGCCGTAGAAAACCAAGCCACCGACCGAGTATTTCGCATCGGTCAAACCCGCAATGTACAAGTGCATAAATTCGTTTGCGAAGGTACATTAGAAGAGAAGATTAACGATCTGATAGCCAGCAAGCAGGAACTCGCCGAACAAGTTGTAGGTTCAGGCGAAAATTGGTTAGCCAGTTTGGACTCGAACCAACTGCGAGATTTATTATTATTAGAACAGTCGGAAGACTAG
- a CDS encoding element excision factor XisH family protein, whose translation MPAKDIYHNAVKNALIKDGWTITDDPYILNIGRRDLFVDIGAEKLLSAEKGEKKIAVEIKSFIGKSRVNDLENALGQYTLYSDIMRDIDPNRILYLAITKDVFDTLFQEAIGEILLRNQRFNLLIFEKKQEVIERWIP comes from the coding sequence ATGCCTGCTAAGGATATTTATCACAATGCGGTAAAGAATGCTTTAATTAAGGATGGGTGGACAATTACCGACGATCCCTATATTTTGAATATTGGGCGTAGAGATTTATTTGTCGATATCGGAGCAGAAAAGTTGCTTTCTGCGGAAAAAGGCGAGAAGAAAATAGCGGTAGAAATTAAGAGTTTTATCGGTAAGTCACGGGTTAATGATTTGGAGAATGCGTTAGGTCAGTATACTTTGTATAGCGACATTATGCGGGATATCGATCCAAACCGGATACTTTATCTTGCTATTACCAAAGATGTATTTGACACTCTTTTTCAAGAAGCTATTGGAGAAATTTTATTAAGAAATCAGCGTTTTAATTTGCTAATTTTTGAGAAAAAACAGGAGGTTATCGAGCGATGGATTCCCTAA
- a CDS encoding XisI protein: MDSLNYYYIIKEILEDYAKLPYAHGNLQRKLAIAEDHQNYVLLTVGDVNGKRVHACIVHLEVVGDKIWIHEDGLEDGIADDLLRAGIPKDKIVLGFHPPEVRPHTGFAVG; encoded by the coding sequence ATGGATTCCCTAAACTATTATTACATTATCAAGGAAATTTTAGAAGATTACGCCAAGTTGCCCTATGCTCATGGGAATTTACAACGAAAATTGGCGATCGCAGAAGACCATCAGAATTATGTGCTGTTGACGGTGGGGGATGTGAATGGTAAGCGGGTTCACGCTTGCATCGTTCATTTGGAGGTGGTGGGGGATAAAATTTGGATTCATGAGGATGGGTTAGAGGATGGCATCGCCGATGATTTGTTACGAGCAGGTATCCCGAAGGACAAGATTGTTTTAGGATTTCATCCCCCAGAGGTCAGACCTCATACCGGGTTTGCTGTGGGTTAA
- a CDS encoding XisI protein produces the protein MADLEHYRRIIKRILTEYYGMKIHQVQKNPECEVSDRLALDEIRDEYLWFRFGWKDKKLVQHIIIYLKIKDSKVWVEQDLTNLCIVDDLLAAGIPQNDIVLGFHHPSKRHLTEFATA, from the coding sequence ATGGCTGACTTAGAACATTACCGCCGGATCATAAAACGAATCTTGACTGAATATTATGGTATGAAGATTCATCAAGTCCAGAAAAATCCTGAATGTGAAGTCAGCGATCGCCTAGCCTTAGATGAAATTAGAGATGAATATCTTTGGTTTCGCTTTGGTTGGAAGGATAAGAAGCTAGTACAGCATATCATTATCTATTTGAAAATTAAAGATAGCAAAGTTTGGGTGGAACAAGACTTAACAAATTTATGTATTGTCGATGATTTACTCGCTGCGGGCATTCCTCAAAATGATATTGTTTTAGGGTTCCATCATCCTAGCAAACGGCATTTGACCGAATTTGCCACAGCTTAA
- a CDS encoding DUF433 domain-containing protein has translation MTNPSNEQTGIIRTERGLTIAGTRITIYDIMDYVTAQYPPKFIRGLFDLTEQQINDALTYIEENRALVEAEYQQVLKEAEELRLYYEEKNRDLIAKIAAMPPKPGQEEIRAKIKAAKAKREAKK, from the coding sequence ATGACCAACCCATCCAATGAACAAACCGGAATTATCCGTACAGAACGAGGACTAACTATCGCTGGGACAAGGATCACGATCTACGATATCATGGACTATGTTACTGCTCAATATCCCCCCAAGTTTATCCGGGGATTATTTGACCTAACAGAACAACAAATCAACGACGCTTTAACGTATATTGAAGAAAATCGCGCTCTGGTTGAAGCGGAGTATCAGCAAGTTTTGAAGGAAGCGGAAGAACTGCGGCTATATTATGAAGAAAAAAATCGCGATCTGATTGCCAAAATTGCCGCCATGCCCCCAAAACCCGGTCAAGAAGAGATTCGAGCAAAAATTAAAGCAGCTAAAGCCAAACGTGAGGCTAAAAAATGA
- a CDS encoding nucleotidyltransferase family protein, translating into MQRDKVLEILAEHQQALKEFGITSLAIFGSVARDEARPDSDVDILVEFDGLVTFDRYMDVKFYLEDHLGTRVDLVSRVMLKPLIRSTVEQEAIYVA; encoded by the coding sequence ATGCAACGGGACAAAGTATTGGAGATTTTGGCAGAACACCAGCAAGCCTTAAAAGAGTTTGGCATAACTTCGCTGGCCATATTTGGCTCTGTTGCTAGGGATGAAGCTAGACCCGATAGTGATGTGGATATTTTAGTAGAATTTGACGGATTGGTGACCTTCGATCGCTATATGGATGTCAAGTTTTATCTAGAGGATCATTTAGGGACGCGAGTCGATTTGGTGAGTCGAGTAATGCTCAAACCTTTGATTCGTTCTACCGTAGAACAGGAGGCAATTTATGTCGCGTAG
- a CDS encoding NB-ARC domain-containing protein, producing MNDLEDILQWVDQLMLDKTGKNLTSIQSAILRGSWEGKKYPQIAEDFHCSESHIKKEASKLWNKLREELGDDLNKFNFRSKVEKQHRVSPCSQSGHCLVQVDNVNIGGELIQTIKDSQQRSPSPPDSSTQHPSPIIDLSDAPELTDFYNRTTELSTLKQWILEDRTRLITIYGVSEIGKSTLTLKLIEDIQTEFDAIIWRSLSQTPTLSTLQTELKEFLAPSPANPSATVIDIFRQTRCLVILDDVQNIFASGQLAGEYLTDYKDYGKFFKQIARTQHYSCVILLSWEKPREIATLEGTHRPTRSLHLKGLDSEAEAIFREQELTDEEHWPELINLYQGHPVWLTIIAATIRELFEGQVAQFLADPPQPPLEKVGHRKELYLGDLEPILEAQLERLSEVEQRVMAWLGSQEEGVDLSVQLTHSEFSRSELLEGMQSLGRRGLVEKRLVEERSHFYLHPLWQQYLLEIQ from the coding sequence ATGAACGATCTTGAAGATATACTACAATGGGTTGACCAGTTGATGTTGGATAAAACAGGAAAAAATTTGACATCTATACAGTCAGCTATCTTGAGAGGTTCGTGGGAAGGGAAAAAATATCCTCAAATTGCTGAAGATTTTCATTGTAGTGAATCTCATATTAAGAAAGAAGCTTCTAAATTATGGAATAAGCTGCGGGAAGAATTAGGAGATGACCTGAATAAGTTTAATTTTCGTTCTAAGGTAGAAAAACAGCATAGAGTTTCCCCGTGTTCTCAATCAGGTCACTGTTTAGTACAAGTTGATAATGTGAATATTGGAGGTGAACTTATACAAACAATTAAAGATAGCCAACAGCGATCGCCATCTCCCCCAGACTCCAGCACCCAACATCCCTCACCCATCATCGACTTAAGCGACGCACCAGAACTCACCGACTTCTACAACCGCACCACAGAACTCTCCACCCTGAAACAGTGGATATTAGAAGATCGGACGCGCTTAATCACCATTTACGGTGTGAGCGAAATTGGCAAAAGCACCCTCACCCTGAAACTCATCGAAGACATCCAGACCGAATTTGACGCTATTATTTGGCGCAGTCTGAGCCAGACTCCCACCTTATCGACGCTGCAAACTGAACTGAAAGAATTTTTAGCCCCCTCTCCAGCGAACCCATCAGCAACGGTTATTGACATTTTTCGCCAGACTCGCTGTTTAGTCATCCTGGATGATGTGCAAAATATTTTTGCAAGCGGTCAACTGGCGGGTGAATATTTAACGGACTATAAAGACTATGGCAAATTCTTTAAACAAATTGCTAGAACGCAGCACTACAGTTGTGTCATTCTCCTGAGTTGGGAAAAACCGAGAGAAATCGCTACCTTAGAAGGAACGCATAGACCGACGCGAAGTTTGCACCTGAAAGGATTAGATTCAGAGGCTGAGGCCATTTTTAGAGAACAGGAATTAACCGATGAGGAACACTGGCCAGAGTTAATTAACTTGTATCAAGGTCATCCCGTCTGGTTAACCATTATCGCGGCAACTATTCGGGAACTTTTTGAGGGTCAAGTTGCCCAATTTTTAGCCGATCCCCCCCAACCCCCCCTTGAAAAGGTGGGGCACAGAAAAGAGCTATATTTAGGAGATTTAGAACCGATTTTAGAGGCTCAATTAGAACGGTTATCAGAAGTAGAACAACGGGTGATGGCTTGGTTAGGGAGTCAGGAGGAAGGGGTCGATCTTTCAGTACAATTGACCCATAGTGAGTTCTCTAGGTCTGAATTGTTGGAAGGGATGCAATCCTTGGGGAGACGGGGGTTAGTGGAAAAAAGATTAGTAGAGGAGCGATCGCACTTTTACCTCCATCCCCTCTGGCAACAGTATCTCCTTGAGATACAATAG
- a CDS encoding DUF6883 domain-containing protein — protein sequence MKLKELVDEIFIDPRKLTHYALDPDNPKGKNKALMFAKYLGYTKDNYQALLDQIYQKVPDAEAIPQSQDQYGTRYQIDLEIQGIEPEQIETVRTGWLVPENSQHARLTTLFIKKRSP from the coding sequence ATGAAACTCAAAGAACTAGTTGATGAGATCTTTATCGATCCTCGCAAACTGACTCATTATGCCCTAGACCCAGACAATCCTAAAGGAAAAAATAAGGCCTTAATGTTTGCCAAATATTTAGGTTATACAAAAGATAATTATCAAGCTTTACTCGACCAAATTTATCAAAAAGTTCCTGATGCAGAAGCTATCCCCCAAAGTCAAGACCAATATGGCACAAGATATCAAATCGATCTGGAAATTCAAGGAATCGAACCCGAACAAATCGAAACCGTGCGAACGGGTTGGTTAGTTCCCGAAAACTCCCAACACGCTCGACTAACTACCCTTTTTATTAAAAAACGATCGCCATGA
- a CDS encoding DUF4926 domain-containing protein, which produces MKPELFDLVELLVNVPEYNLSIGDRGAVVEYLDETHFEIEFANPKGETTALCPLSTEQFIVVWQSETQQWLATADKIKWMSDRLPEAKREELLNFACFLYQKV; this is translated from the coding sequence ATGAAACCCGAACTGTTCGACCTTGTAGAACTGCTGGTCAATGTACCAGAATATAACCTATCCATCGGCGATCGCGGTGCGGTTGTCGAATATTTAGACGAAACTCACTTTGAAATTGAGTTTGCTAACCCAAAGGGAGAGACCACAGCCCTTTGTCCTCTGTCTACTGAGCAATTTATCGTCGTTTGGCAGAGTGAAACACAACAATGGCTCGCTACTGCCGATAAAATAAAGTGGATGAGCGATCGCTTACCTGAAGCAAAACGGGAAGAACTCTTAAACTTTGCCTGCTTTCTCTATCAAAAGGTATAA
- a CDS encoding SWIM zinc finger family protein translates to MKSYGIEREWWTQQWLDLLNSYRFKKRLERGRNYAREGNVLSIQFRDQKVVAEVQGTDPEPYHLSIWLDAFTSEDWEHVIETLSEKAIYVAKLLAGEMPDNIESVFAANGLSLFPFTLGEVHSRCSCPDKANPCKHIAAVYYLLGDRFGADPFVLFQLRGKSKDDIISALRDKRGIAPENASNEPAPLTYPQVDLDQFWQYDRELESALVVIAPPANPETVLDVLGPIINERTKITESKQLMAYLSTLYQEVSQNATRSALRGD, encoded by the coding sequence ATGAAATCTTATGGCATCGAGCGGGAATGGTGGACACAACAATGGTTAGATTTGCTCAACTCTTATCGGTTTAAAAAACGACTGGAGCGGGGGCGAAATTATGCAAGAGAAGGGAATGTGTTATCGATTCAGTTTCGCGATCAAAAAGTGGTTGCAGAGGTGCAAGGAACTGATCCTGAACCCTATCATCTTTCGATTTGGTTGGATGCGTTTACGTCGGAAGATTGGGAGCATGTAATTGAAACTTTATCAGAAAAGGCGATTTATGTGGCGAAGTTGTTAGCGGGAGAAATGCCGGATAATATTGAATCGGTGTTTGCGGCTAATGGGTTAAGCTTATTTCCGTTTACGTTGGGTGAAGTTCATTCTCGCTGTAGTTGTCCGGATAAGGCGAATCCTTGTAAACATATTGCGGCGGTGTATTATTTGTTGGGCGATCGCTTCGGAGCCGATCCCTTTGTGCTGTTTCAATTGCGCGGCAAAAGTAAGGATGACATCATCTCTGCACTGCGCGACAAGCGGGGAATTGCACCAGAAAACGCCAGCAATGAACCCGCACCCCTGACCTATCCCCAGGTCGATCTAGACCAGTTCTGGCAATACGATCGCGAGTTAGAGTCCGCTTTGGTCGTCATTGCTCCCCCCGCGAACCCAGAAACGGTGTTAGATGTGCTAGGGCCGATTATCAATGAGCGCACCAAAATCACCGAATCTAAACAGTTAATGGCTTACCTAAGCACCCTATATCAGGAGGTGAGCCAGAATGCCACGCGATCGGCCTTGCGCGGAGACTAG
- a CDS encoding XisI protein: MDTIAQYYSIIYPILKEYADLPYRFGKVERRLIVSDDKTHYFFMTWGWERGLRVHGCIVHLEVVGDKIWIHEDGLEDGIADDLLRAGIPKEKIVLGFHPPEVRPHTGFAVG; the protein is encoded by the coding sequence ATGGATACAATAGCTCAATACTATTCAATCATTTATCCCATTTTAAAAGAATATGCAGACCTTCCCTATCGTTTCGGTAAAGTAGAACGCCGCTTGATTGTGAGTGATGATAAAACACACTATTTTTTTATGACTTGGGGATGGGAACGTGGACTTAGGGTTCATGGTTGTATTGTTCATTTAGAAGTGGTGGGGGATAAAATTTGGATTCATGAGGACGGGTTGGAGGATGGAATAGCCGATGATTTGTTGCGAGCAGGAATTCCCAAGGAGAAGATTGTTTTAGGATTTCATCCCCCAGAGGTGCGTCCTCATACGGGCTTTGCAGTGGGTTAA
- a CDS encoding multicopper oxidase family protein translates to MLNRRKFITYMAGASGTVLLSQCGQKTISQAPAMANTHISQDGLLSVNLVAQETPIQLGRKRLIQWGYNGQIPGARLEAKPGDTIKINFQNQLPQTTNLHYHGLHIPPTGTADNVFLSVPPGETFNYEFKLPENHPVGTFWYHPHYHGQVAEQVFKGLAGLFIVRGELDEIPEIKSASEEFLVIKDFTANPNSHVSHGAIMLGREGEFVTVNGTMKPEFSIPAQGLVRLHLLNASSSRFYRLSLAEHPFYLIATDGGAIAEPVELKELLLAPGERVQVLVKGDRPPSQYTLLSLPYDRGTLGMMGHMRSSSSSNQTQAIATFKYTEAVAPLPLPKTLIPITRLPEPQTLRRFTLNHGMNPGMGMVFFINNQAFNHQRIDVKAKLNQIEDWEIINQGAMDHPFHIHVNSFQVISRNQTPEPLLAWKDVVNVRRGETLRVRIQYQDFIGKTVYHCHILDHEDQGMMGMLEIG, encoded by the coding sequence ATGCTAAACAGACGAAAGTTCATCACTTATATGGCAGGCGCAAGCGGTACAGTGCTGCTCAGTCAATGTGGTCAGAAAACGATTAGCCAAGCGCCAGCTATGGCCAATACCCATATTAGTCAAGATGGATTATTATCTGTGAATTTAGTTGCCCAAGAAACACCGATACAGCTTGGCAGAAAAAGGTTGATACAATGGGGATATAATGGACAAATTCCGGGGGCAAGACTAGAAGCAAAGCCGGGAGACACGATTAAAATTAATTTTCAAAATCAGTTACCGCAAACGACTAATCTACACTATCATGGGTTGCATATTCCGCCCACAGGAACGGCTGATAATGTGTTTCTTTCGGTTCCTCCCGGTGAAACATTTAATTATGAATTTAAATTGCCTGAAAATCATCCGGTAGGAACCTTTTGGTATCATCCCCATTATCACGGACAAGTAGCGGAACAGGTTTTTAAGGGATTGGCGGGATTGTTTATTGTGCGGGGTGAATTAGACGAAATCCCAGAAATAAAATCGGCTTCTGAAGAGTTTTTAGTCATCAAAGATTTTACCGCTAATCCCAATTCTCACGTCTCTCATGGAGCGATCATGTTAGGGCGAGAAGGGGAATTTGTGACAGTTAATGGCACAATGAAACCAGAGTTTTCTATTCCTGCCCAAGGTTTGGTGCGCTTACATCTGTTGAATGCGTCGAGTTCTCGCTTTTATCGCTTATCCTTAGCAGAACATCCCTTTTATTTAATAGCTACCGATGGGGGCGCAATTGCGGAGCCGGTAGAATTAAAAGAGTTACTCTTAGCACCAGGGGAGCGGGTGCAAGTTTTGGTGAAAGGCGATCGCCCCCCATCTCAGTATACGTTGTTAAGTTTACCTTACGATCGGGGAACCCTGGGCATGATGGGCCATATGAGATCATCCTCTAGCAGTAACCAAACTCAGGCGATCGCCACCTTTAAGTATACCGAAGCCGTCGCCCCCCTTCCCCTACCCAAAACCCTGATCCCCATCACTCGGTTACCTGAACCCCAAACCCTGCGCCGGTTTACCCTCAATCATGGCATGAATCCAGGCATGGGTATGGTATTTTTCATTAACAATCAAGCCTTTAATCATCAACGCATTGACGTTAAGGCCAAATTAAATCAAATTGAAGACTGGGAAATCATCAATCAAGGTGCAATGGATCATCCCTTTCATATCCATGTCAACTCATTTCAAGTCATCAGTCGCAATCAAACCCCCGAACCCCTTTTAGCCTGGAAAGATGTGGTGAATGTGCGTCGTGGGGAAACCCTTCGCGTGCGGATTCAGTATCAAGATTTTATCGGCAAAACCGTTTACCACTGTCATATCCTCGATCATGAAGATCAAGGCATGATGGGCATGTTAGAGATAGGGTAA
- a CDS encoding TIGR02450 family Trp-rich protein: protein MAKKQKFPFLVGSKWTAQQTTWGWRHFQVTNRKNQGKFVFAEMVASCDPNVRFWLNAAQLKDRDLWQPGWQTLQEMGELRNGDF from the coding sequence ATGGCTAAAAAACAAAAATTTCCCTTTCTGGTTGGCTCTAAATGGACAGCCCAGCAAACGACTTGGGGATGGCGACATTTTCAGGTCACTAACCGTAAAAACCAGGGAAAGTTTGTTTTTGCCGAAATGGTTGCTTCTTGCGATCCTAATGTGCGCTTTTGGTTAAATGCAGCTCAACTCAAAGACCGTGACCTATGGCAACCCGGATGGCAAACGCTCCAGGAGATGGGGGAATTAAGGAATGGGGACTTTTAA